A region of Deinococcus rubellus DNA encodes the following proteins:
- the fni gene encoding type 2 isopentenyl-diphosphate Delta-isomerase codes for MPLPTQPHASAESAAETVQGRKLRHIEACLRPESQYQTVTTGLEGVRWPYCALPELDLDAVDLSTQFLGKALSAPVLIGAMTGGARQSGRINRNLALAAQRLGLGLMLGSQRVMLEDPSALSSFQVRPHAPDILLIGNLGAAQLLKGYGAAEITRAIELIGADALAIHVNPLQEALQHGGDTHWAGLAARLGEVVPGVPYPLLLKEVGHGLSAGVARTVAAAGFAALDVAGAGGTSWARVEALVRYGEVRSPDLCEIGLPTAQALREVRAAVPQMPLIASGGIRTGLDAAKALLLGAQAVAVARPLLAPALESAEAVEAWLEQFIHELRVALFVGGFADVAAAQR; via the coding sequence ATGCCCCTGCCCACCCAGCCGCACGCGAGCGCCGAATCCGCTGCCGAGACGGTCCAGGGCCGCAAGCTGCGCCACATCGAGGCGTGCCTGCGCCCCGAGAGCCAGTATCAGACAGTGACCACCGGGCTGGAGGGGGTCCGCTGGCCCTACTGCGCCCTGCCAGAACTCGATCTGGACGCGGTGGACCTCTCCACCCAGTTTCTCGGCAAGGCCCTCAGCGCGCCGGTCCTGATCGGGGCGATGACCGGCGGAGCGCGGCAGTCGGGCCGGATCAACCGCAATCTGGCGCTGGCCGCCCAGCGGCTCGGCCTGGGCCTGATGCTGGGCAGTCAGCGGGTGATGCTGGAAGACCCTTCCGCGCTGAGCAGCTTCCAGGTGCGCCCACACGCCCCCGACATTCTCTTGATCGGCAACCTGGGCGCGGCGCAGCTTCTCAAGGGCTACGGGGCCGCCGAGATCACGCGGGCCATTGAGTTGATCGGCGCGGACGCCCTGGCAATCCATGTCAATCCCCTGCAAGAAGCCCTGCAACACGGCGGCGACACCCACTGGGCCGGGCTGGCGGCGCGGCTGGGCGAGGTGGTGCCGGGTGTGCCTTACCCGCTGCTGCTCAAGGAAGTCGGGCATGGCCTGAGCGCCGGGGTGGCCCGCACGGTGGCGGCGGCAGGTTTTGCAGCGCTCGACGTGGCAGGCGCGGGCGGCACCAGTTGGGCGCGGGTGGAGGCGCTGGTCCGGTATGGCGAGGTCCGCAGCCCCGACCTATGCGAGATCGGCCTTCCGACGGCCCAGGCACTCCGCGAGGTCCGCGCCGCCGTGCCGCAGATGCCGCTGATCGCGTCAGGGGGCATCCGCACCGGGCTGGACGCCGCCAAGGCCTTGCTGCTGGGCGCGCAGGCGGTGGCAGTGGCCCGGCCCCTGCTCGCCCCCGCCCTGGAAAGCGCCGAGGCGGTGGAGGCGTGGCTGGAGCAGTTCATTCACGAATTGCGCGTGGCCTTGTTCGTGGGGGGTTTTGCGGATGTGGCCGCCGCGCAGCGTTGA
- a CDS encoding GNAT family N-acetyltransferase, with product MNSLTFTLEPASAETLADLLALLTDRVKAAAGLRDLEERLAGGKLALAQTLILRSERGVEGSIILPDHPRIPLIPTYRADTPPDAVTTLARALRERAAPQQQLLLTNACAPLEPAPLEVAGWQLDSQYMTYATDLSAHPAPPDALAQAVDADRPDIRALLERLGRAEWSFKEDWTLIALPDASGSMAALGAVGPSGRPDWASIDLIGVQPQARGQGLGTRLHAHLLGLAAQEFAHHGGGTGADNQAMRRIFAKSGSRHTDTQMYFKLAEN from the coding sequence TTGAATTCACTGACCTTCACTCTTGAACCCGCCAGCGCCGAAACCCTGGCGGATCTGCTCGCACTGCTGACCGACCGGGTGAAAGCGGCGGCGGGTCTCAGGGACTTGGAAGAGCGGCTCGCCGGGGGAAAGTTGGCGCTGGCTCAGACATTGATCCTGAGATCCGAGCGGGGCGTGGAGGGCAGCATCATTTTGCCCGACCATCCCCGCATTCCCCTCATACCGACTTACCGGGCGGACACGCCACCAGACGCGGTGACCACCCTGGCCCGCGCCCTTCGTGAGCGCGCCGCCCCGCAGCAACAGCTCCTGCTGACCAACGCCTGCGCGCCGCTGGAACCGGCCCCGCTGGAGGTTGCCGGGTGGCAGCTCGACAGTCAGTACATGACCTACGCCACCGATCTGTCCGCCCACCCTGCCCCACCCGATGCGCTGGCACAGGCGGTGGACGCGGATCGCCCTGATATCCGCGCCTTGCTGGAGCGTTTGGGCCGAGCAGAGTGGAGTTTCAAGGAAGACTGGACGCTGATCGCTCTGCCGGATGCCAGCGGCTCAATGGCCGCACTGGGCGCGGTTGGTCCCAGCGGACGCCCGGACTGGGCCAGCATCGATTTGATCGGTGTGCAGCCCCAGGCACGCGGACAGGGGCTGGGCACCCGCCTGCACGCCCACCTGCTGGGTCTGGCAGCGCAGGAGTTCGCTCATCACGGGGGCGGCACCGGGGCGGACAACCAGGCCATGCGCCGCATTTTTGCCAAGAGCGGGTCGCGTCATACCGATACGCAGATGTATTTTAAATTGGCCGAAAATTGA
- a CDS encoding S41 family peptidase: MNLHETSTVKRKYMSNKRTLVTFGVMAALVISAAAFAQTPLSFGLSTLNLIESRALMSGNVDWEAQRMELIRNAAKLKSDQDVLPYLGEMLLRLNDNHSFYILGDRKLNLYQLAVLYKLKVDSLGVVTGLGQRFPTELKIGDRILEFTTDSGVNLTLQRTGKPLQITLPSLLDRSSGFSVEDENGVAYLKVPNQIGNQTQEDYYESGISALEDHGEACAWVVDLRDNNGGNLYQLIAALSPLLPNGKLLALEEKKGQPIMISIDASGINFGKDRVIALRSRTQAPNASTIAMIVNKNTKSAAEMMAMIFKKLHYRVYGEPTFGAVGYQTTIPLRKDIALQLVTGGALDESGKLQEGAVVPDEDDASLQSVLVKMKQRGSCQK; encoded by the coding sequence ATGAATTTGCACGAAACGTCAACAGTCAAGAGGAAATACATGTCTAACAAGAGAACGCTGGTGACGTTCGGCGTGATGGCAGCATTGGTCATCAGTGCGGCCGCTTTTGCCCAGACGCCGTTATCTTTCGGCCTGAGTACCCTGAATCTTATAGAGTCCAGGGCGCTGATGTCGGGGAATGTAGATTGGGAGGCCCAGCGAATGGAGCTGATCCGAAACGCTGCGAAACTGAAAAGTGATCAAGACGTTTTGCCGTATCTAGGCGAAATGCTGCTCAGGCTGAACGATAACCACAGTTTTTATATTCTGGGCGATAGAAAGCTGAATCTCTATCAATTGGCAGTTTTATACAAATTAAAAGTAGACTCCTTGGGCGTGGTGACTGGTCTGGGTCAGAGATTTCCAACTGAACTGAAGATTGGGGATAGAATCCTAGAGTTCACTACAGATTCTGGCGTAAACCTGACTCTTCAAAGGACAGGTAAACCTCTCCAGATCACTCTCCCCAGTCTTTTGGACAGGAGCAGTGGGTTCTCTGTGGAAGATGAGAATGGAGTGGCCTACCTGAAAGTGCCAAATCAAATAGGGAACCAGACCCAGGAAGATTATTACGAATCTGGAATCTCGGCTCTTGAAGATCACGGTGAAGCCTGCGCCTGGGTTGTCGATTTGAGAGACAACAACGGTGGAAACCTTTATCAGCTCATTGCAGCACTCTCACCTCTGCTGCCAAACGGCAAACTTCTGGCTTTGGAGGAAAAGAAAGGCCAGCCGATAATGATCAGTATTGATGCTTCGGGCATTAATTTCGGTAAAGACAGGGTTATCGCATTACGGAGCCGAACCCAAGCGCCTAACGCTTCAACTATAGCGATGATTGTCAATAAAAATACGAAAAGCGCTGCCGAAATGATGGCAATGATTTTCAAGAAACTGCATTACCGGGTCTATGGAGAGCCGACCTTTGGGGCAGTAGGCTATCAGACGACCATCCCTCTGAGAAAAGACATCGCTTTGCAGCTGGTCACTGGCGGGGCGCTAGATGAAAGCGGAAAGTTACAGGAGGGGGCTGTCGTTCCCGACGAAGACGATGCTTCTCTTCAGAGCGTTCTGGTAAAGATGAAACAGAGGGGAAGCTGTCAAAAATAG
- a CDS encoding DNA glycosylase AlkZ-like family protein, translated as MTVTPAQLRAAALGTLSAQPDIQTALSEMGFVQADPIRAPARAQDLTLMQRVAGYRAGDLERLYPVLDVEEDMLPNYGFVPRSVQAALHPREVAPLHIEGHAPGLSAEVLAFVQAHPGGEIHPREVQRHFGAARVGNAWGGQSSASTRALDGLHYQGRLRVTRRVGGVRLYGPATHLDDLRSAPQAEAERTRAVVRLLARLYGPLPQASLRYLLSLSGYGLPHLKAELRVALQAALKEELVSATVDGVKYVWAEETLLEDAPTPSGVRIVGPFDPLVWDRRRFAHLHGWAYKFEAYTPPAKRVMGYYALPLFWNEKAVGWANLKVEQGQLVSDLGCMPGVRQTAALRKGIAAELERYGRFLQLEG; from the coding sequence ATGACCGTGACGCCTGCCCAGCTCCGCGCCGCTGCTCTCGGTACGTTGAGCGCCCAGCCTGACATTCAGACGGCCCTCAGCGAGATGGGCTTCGTGCAGGCCGACCCGATACGTGCTCCCGCCCGTGCCCAGGACCTGACGCTGATGCAGCGGGTGGCGGGCTACCGAGCGGGTGACCTGGAGCGGCTTTACCCGGTGCTGGACGTGGAAGAGGATATGCTGCCCAATTACGGCTTCGTCCCCAGAAGCGTGCAGGCGGCGCTGCATCCGCGCGAGGTCGCGCCGCTGCATATCGAGGGGCACGCGCCGGGGCTGAGTGCCGAAGTGTTGGCGTTCGTGCAGGCCCACCCCGGCGGCGAGATTCATCCCCGTGAGGTGCAGCGGCACTTCGGTGCGGCGCGGGTGGGCAACGCCTGGGGCGGCCAGAGCAGCGCCAGCACGCGGGCACTGGACGGCCTGCACTACCAGGGCCGCCTGCGGGTGACGCGGCGGGTTGGTGGCGTGCGGCTCTATGGCCCCGCGACGCACCTGGACGACCTCCGCTCTGCGCCCCAGGCCGAGGCCGAACGCACCCGCGCCGTCGTTCGGCTGTTGGCCCGGCTCTACGGCCCGCTGCCCCAGGCCAGTCTCAGGTATCTGCTGTCACTGAGCGGCTACGGCCTGCCGCACCTCAAGGCGGAGTTGCGTGTGGCTCTCCAGGCGGCTCTGAAAGAAGAGCTGGTAAGCGCAACGGTGGACGGTGTGAAGTATGTCTGGGCTGAGGAAACACTGCTGGAAGACGCACCCACGCCCTCCGGCGTGCGAATCGTCGGGCCCTTCGATCCGCTGGTGTGGGATCGCCGCCGCTTCGCCCATCTGCACGGCTGGGCCTACAAATTTGAAGCCTACACGCCGCCCGCCAAGCGGGTAATGGGCTACTACGCCCTGCCGCTTTTCTGGAATGAGAAGGCGGTGGGCTGGGCCAATTTGAAAGTCGAGCAGGGTCAGCTGGTCAGCGACCTCGGCTGCATGCCGGGCGTGCGGCAGACGGCAGCGCTGCGAAAGGGGATAGCAGCTGAGTTGGAGCGCTACGGGAGGTTTCTACAGCTTGAAGGGTAG
- the rpmG gene encoding 50S ribosomal protein L33 has protein sequence MAKDGPRMIIKMESTAGTGFYYTTTKNRRNTQAKLELKKYDPVAKKHVPFKEKKV, from the coding sequence ATGGCGAAAGACGGACCGCGCATGATCATCAAGATGGAAAGCACCGCTGGCACGGGCTTTTACTACACCACCACCAAGAACCGCCGCAACACCCAGGCCAAGCTGGAACTCAAGAAGTACGACCCGGTGGCCAAGAAGCATGTGCCCTTCAAGGAGAAAAAAGTCTGA
- the secE gene encoding preprotein translocase subunit SecE: MNIVQYFKDAQGELSRVTWPTREQVFEGSQAVLIFLVGLVLIIFVLDKVFGALMRLVLP; encoded by the coding sequence ATGAACATCGTGCAGTATTTCAAAGACGCCCAGGGCGAGCTCTCACGGGTCACCTGGCCGACGCGGGAACAGGTCTTCGAGGGCAGTCAGGCGGTACTGATCTTTTTGGTCGGCCTGGTCCTGATCATCTTCGTTCTCGATAAGGTCTTCGGCGCTCTGATGCGACTGGTGTTGCCGTGA
- the nusG gene encoding transcription termination/antitermination protein NusG, giving the protein MSIEWYAVHTYIGQEERVEKTLMDRARKLGMQGTKIFQVLQPSEKAVELRDGGKKETVERLLFPGYVFVQMDIEDDDAPGELGESWETVRNTPGVTGFVGTTTYPVPLSQGEVERLLVSVGVTQQAEVAAAPRVKADFKAGDMVRVTAGPFADFSGVVSEVNLSQAKVKVLVSIFGRETPVELDFSQISK; this is encoded by the coding sequence GTGAGTATCGAGTGGTACGCCGTTCACACCTACATTGGCCAGGAAGAACGGGTCGAGAAGACCCTGATGGACCGCGCCCGCAAGCTCGGCATGCAGGGCACCAAGATCTTCCAGGTGTTGCAGCCCAGCGAGAAGGCTGTGGAACTGCGTGACGGCGGCAAGAAAGAAACCGTCGAGCGCCTACTGTTTCCCGGCTACGTGTTCGTGCAGATGGATATCGAGGACGACGACGCGCCCGGCGAACTCGGCGAGAGCTGGGAAACGGTGCGCAACACCCCCGGCGTGACCGGTTTCGTCGGCACCACCACGTACCCGGTGCCGCTCTCGCAGGGCGAGGTGGAGCGCCTGCTGGTCTCGGTGGGCGTGACCCAGCAAGCCGAGGTGGCCGCCGCGCCGCGCGTCAAGGCCGATTTCAAGGCAGGCGACATGGTGCGCGTCACGGCAGGTCCGTTCGCCGATTTCAGCGGCGTGGTCAGCGAGGTCAATTTGAGCCAGGCCAAGGTCAAAGTGCTGGTCAGCATCTTCGGGCGCGAAACGCCAGTCGAGCTGGACTTCTCGCAGATCAGTAAGTAA
- the rplK gene encoding 50S ribosomal protein L11, which translates to MKKVTGIVKLQLPAGKATPAPPVGPALGQYGANIMQFTKEFNALTADKGDAIIPVEITIFADRSFTFITKTPPMSYLIRKAAGLQKGSPTPNKTKVGKLNWDQVLEIAKTKMPDLNAGSVEAAANTVAGTARSMGVTIEGGPNA; encoded by the coding sequence ATGAAGAAAGTTACCGGCATCGTGAAGTTGCAGCTTCCGGCAGGCAAGGCCACCCCGGCCCCCCCTGTCGGCCCCGCGCTGGGTCAGTACGGCGCGAACATCATGCAGTTCACCAAGGAATTCAACGCACTGACCGCCGACAAGGGTGACGCCATCATCCCGGTGGAGATCACTATTTTCGCCGACCGCAGCTTCACCTTCATCACCAAGACCCCGCCGATGAGCTACCTGATCCGCAAGGCCGCCGGTCTGCAAAAAGGCAGCCCCACGCCCAACAAGACCAAGGTCGGCAAGCTCAACTGGGATCAGGTTCTGGAAATCGCCAAGACCAAGATGCCCGACCTCAACGCGGGCAGCGTGGAAGCCGCCGCCAACACCGTCGCGGGCACCGCGCGCAGCATGGGCGTCACCATCGAGGGAGGCCCCAATGCCTAA
- the rplA gene encoding 50S ribosomal protein L1, with protein sequence MPKHGKRYNALISKVDRNKLYSMDEAAALVKELATAKFDETVEVHFRLGIDPRKSDQNVRGTVALPHGTGRSVRVAVIAKGENVAAAEAAGADVVGSEDLIERILGGFMDFDAVVATPDMMAQVGQKLARLLGPRGLLPNPKSGTVGPDVVGMVKSLKAGRIEFRNDKTGVVHAPIGKASFENGNLSENYQALLSALEGAKPASAKGVYLRTAYLTSTMGPSIPLTLSGQTQ encoded by the coding sequence ATGCCTAAGCACGGCAAGCGCTACAACGCGCTCATCAGCAAAGTGGACCGCAACAAGCTCTACAGCATGGACGAGGCCGCCGCGCTGGTCAAGGAACTGGCCACGGCCAAGTTCGACGAGACGGTGGAAGTTCACTTTCGCCTCGGCATCGACCCTCGCAAGAGTGACCAGAACGTGCGCGGCACGGTGGCACTACCGCACGGCACGGGCCGCAGCGTGCGCGTGGCTGTGATCGCCAAGGGCGAGAACGTGGCTGCTGCCGAAGCTGCCGGAGCCGATGTGGTGGGCAGCGAGGACCTGATCGAGCGTATCTTGGGCGGCTTCATGGACTTCGACGCTGTGGTCGCCACCCCCGACATGATGGCCCAGGTCGGTCAGAAGCTGGCCCGCCTGCTGGGGCCGCGTGGCCTGCTGCCCAACCCCAAGAGCGGCACCGTCGGTCCCGACGTGGTCGGCATGGTGAAAAGCCTCAAGGCCGGGCGCATTGAGTTCCGCAATGACAAGACCGGTGTGGTGCACGCCCCCATCGGCAAGGCGAGCTTCGAGAACGGCAACCTCAGCGAGAACTATCAGGCCCTGCTGAGCGCCCTCGAGGGAGCCAAGCCCGCCAGTGCCAAGGGCGTCTACCTGCGCACTGCCTACCTCACCAGCACCATGGGGCCGAGCATTCCCCTGACGCTGAGTGGCCAGACGCAGTAA